Sequence from the Temnothorax longispinosus isolate EJ_2023e chromosome 6, Tlon_JGU_v1, whole genome shotgun sequence genome:
TCAAGCACAGCAAGTGGCGAGGTAGATTGTGTATCATTTTGTACGTTTGTACTTTACGTTTATGTTAATTGTCCATAATTGTATAGTCTAAGCTTTTTTGCAGAAAGACTTGTTAAGAATAagttattgttaatattaaatgaacaTAGATCCATAACAGGATCCGATACTGGAAGATGATATAACTTTTGGCCGCTTGCTATACTCCATAATGATATACTGCTACTTGATTCTATATATGCTGCGACTAATGTGTCATCTTCCGCAGATAAATAACATGGTCGAGATAAAAGGTGTTGAGAATTACCAGCCTGGAATGTATGCACCGCATTATATGTAACTATTTCTTCGTTAGACGTATTCTTTTCAATAGTACATATTATGTGTCTTGCATGCGGTTGCCTGGAATTAGGGCGAGATGATATAAGACAatgatgatttttttcatcataGCGCACAGAGATAAAAGGACCCTCCAAAAACATCTGTTTAGATAGATAAAAGGTGTCCTTAACTTCGTATGTATAACATGAATTTAAGCGACATGCTATAAATCCACCTCTGCTGATACCACTGCCAGGATTTGGCGGCACTGTTGCCATTGATACAACTGGTGTCTTATCACCATTACCTTCCAAAACGTTAACAGCGCAGGAAGTTTGTCTAATATCAAACTGAGAGATCGTTCCATTTTGCGCGCcagttagaaaaatatttggattATCACCTGACCAACAACAACTCCAAAGTGGATATTCTGTTTGGTATGTGTGCACTATCATATTACTTTGGATGTCCATTAGCTTTGCACATTTATCAAAGCCAACACTAAGAAGAATTGTTTGTTGCGTTGAATGAAAAGTTACGTCTCTTATAGCCTGAGtgtgtaagaaaataaattgccGTAAATTAAAGTATTCGCAATCCATCTTCCTTATGCCATACCCGTTGAATAGCGTGTTTGATGATTTCTGCGAAACAGCCAGGAATTTGTGCCATGGATTGTAATCCAAGACGCGACAACCACCCTCTTTACAGATTTCTACAGATTGTTCTAAATGAAACTTTCTTGAAATAGAGAGACTTGAACCACTCTGGCCAGTATCAATATTGATTCTTGATTTTTGACTTTCCAATTCGGTAATACGTTTCTTCATGCAAGTTATTTGTTCCTCGTATATTTTTAGACGAATATTGGCTTGCGTTAATTCCATCCGCAAATGATTCTTTTCAGTTGACACATTAAGCAAATCCTTCTTCAGATTGTTGTATTCAGTAGAATCAATTGCTGTCAGTTTTTTTGCATATAGCATCCTAATATGTTTCACGGCAGCTTTCTTGTTGCATTGTGGACAACGGCGATT
This genomic interval carries:
- the Rfwd3 gene encoding E3 ubiquitin-protein ligase RFWD3, which translates into the protein MDENENVVDEQMQVEEQNAEDQHENENVLSNGEQNNEDIDIRTDCGSSQRTNTASANLDVSDIDSDQACPICMEQWTSSGEHRLCCLRCGHLFGHSCILKWLQYSCNSTNRRCPQCNKKAAVKHIRMLYAKKLTAIDSTEYNNLKKDLLNVSTEKNHLRMELTQANIRLKIYEEQITCMKKRITELESQKSRINIDTGQSGSSLSISRKFHLEQSVEICKEGGCRVLDYNPWHKFLAVSQKSSNTLFNGYGIRKMDCEYFNLRQFIFLHTQAIRDVTFHSTQQTILLSVGFDKCAKLMDIQSNMIVHTYQTEYPLWSCCWSGDNPNIFLTGAQNGTISQFDIRQTSCAVNVLEGNGDKTPVVSMATVPPNPGSGISRGGFIACRLNSCYTYEVKDTFYLSKQMFLEGPFISVRYDEKNHHCLISSRPNSRQPHARHIICTIEKNTSNEEIVTYNAVHTFQAGNSQHLLSRPCYLSAEDDTLVAAYIESSSSISLWSIASGQKLYHLPVSDPVMDLCSFNINNNLFLTSLSAKKLRLYNYGQLT